In a genomic window of Scyliorhinus torazame isolate Kashiwa2021f chromosome 5, sScyTor2.1, whole genome shotgun sequence:
- the LOC140421433 gene encoding uncharacterized protein: MEGKSIIHTAGKPYTCCVCCRGFSQSSGLTSHKCSHTEEKPWKCADCGKGFTSPSQLETHRRSHTGERPFPCSKCGKRFTQSSALSTHQQVHTGERPFTCSKCGKGFTRSSALSRHQQIHTGERPFTCAECGKGFSDSSNLQNHQRVHTGERPFTCSECGKGFAISAHLLRHQRVHTDERPFKCPDCGKRCKSSGDLMYHQRVHTDERPFRCSHCGTGFRRSCDLTVHQRIHTEERPFTCAECGKGFIRSSALSTHQRVHTGEGPFTCSECGKGFTTSPNLLKHKRGHK, encoded by the coding sequence atggaaggaaaaagcatcattcACACTGCagggaaaccgtacacgtgttgtgtgtgttgtcgaggattcagtcaatcatcaggcctcacaagccacaaatgcagtcacactgaggagaaaccgtggaaatgtgcggactgtgggaaaggattcacttccccatcccagctggaaactcatcgacgcagtcacactggggagagaccattcccctgctccaaatgtgggaagagattcactcagtcatccgctctgtccacacaccagcaagttcacactggggagagaccattcacctgctccaagtgtgggaagggattcactcggtcatccgctctgtccagacaccagcaaattcacactggggagagaccattcacctgcgccgagtgtgggaagggattcagtgattcatccaacctgcagaatcaccagcgagttcacactggagagaggccgttcacctgctcagagtgtgggaagggatttgctatttcagcccacttgctgagacaccagcgagttcacactgatgagagaccgtttaaatgtccagactgcgggaagcgcTGTAAAAGTTCAGGGGatctgatgtaccatcaacgtgttcacactgatgagagaccgttcaggtgctctcactgcgggactgggttcagacgatcatgtgacctaactgtacatcagcgaattcacactgaggagaggccattcacctgcgccgagtgtgggaagggattcattcggtcatccgctctgtccacacaccagcgagttcacacaggggagggaccattcacctgctccgagtgtgggaagggattcactacttcacccaacctgctgaaacacaaacgaggccacaagtaa